In Burkholderia sp. WP9, a genomic segment contains:
- a CDS encoding DUF2242 domain-containing protein, with protein sequence MPTSFFKAPAAALAGLLTLAACSSAPQQKFQQELFETGASPYARNFNSSATDTCEAARRALLSQGYLTTMTRNDTVDGTKNFQPTGDSHVVVEFHVVCTPGEEASDTSIVYVNAVQNGFALKKSDTSASVGLSVLGSLSLPIRSNSDAMVKISSETIPSGKFYDRFFGLVDHYLQTVVRTQPVASSRIETRLLPVPVQAAAPAPVPEMPDAIGTAASVPPASGVGVAP encoded by the coding sequence ATGCCGACCTCGTTTTTTAAAGCCCCTGCCGCCGCGCTTGCCGGCCTGCTGACCCTTGCCGCCTGTAGCAGCGCGCCACAGCAGAAATTCCAACAGGAACTGTTCGAAACTGGCGCGAGCCCGTATGCACGCAATTTCAATTCGAGTGCGACGGATACCTGCGAGGCCGCGCGTCGTGCGCTATTGAGCCAAGGCTATCTGACGACGATGACGCGTAACGACACCGTCGATGGCACCAAGAATTTCCAGCCGACCGGCGATAGCCACGTGGTCGTCGAATTTCACGTGGTCTGCACGCCCGGGGAAGAGGCGAGCGACACCAGCATCGTCTACGTCAATGCCGTTCAGAACGGCTTTGCGCTGAAGAAAAGCGACACCTCGGCGAGTGTCGGGCTGAGTGTGCTGGGTTCGCTGTCGCTGCCGATCCGCTCGAACAGCGATGCGATGGTCAAAATCTCGAGCGAAACGATTCCCTCGGGCAAGTTCTACGACCGGTTCTTCGGCCTTGTCGATCACTATCTGCAAACGGTGGTGCGCACGCAGCCGGTCGCGAGCAGCCGCATCGAGACGCGCCTCCTGCCGGTGCCTGTTCAAGCCGCGGCTCCAGCGCCTGTTCCCGAGATGCCCGACGCGATCGGCACGGCGGCGTCCGTGCCACCGGCGAGCGGAGTCGGCGTGGCGCCTTGA
- a CDS encoding Mut7-C RNAse domain-containing protein, whose product MVTATFRFYEELNDFLARPLRRRAFSYACAPGATAKHMIEVLGVPHTEVELILVNGESVGFNHPLSDGDRIAVYPKFEALDIQPLLRVRERPLRVVRFIADAHLGGLAPLLRLAGFDTLYDNHFPDADIEALAAAQQRIVLTRDRELLKRRSITHGCYVRTLRPREQLREVFERLDLAGSAQPFRLCLMCNVPLRRIPKEEVGTRAPDGVLERHAQFVTCDVCRRVFWEGTHWQRMRALMDSVAAAPGRSA is encoded by the coding sequence ATGGTGACCGCGACATTCCGCTTCTACGAGGAGCTGAACGATTTTCTCGCGCGCCCGCTACGCCGGCGCGCGTTCAGTTATGCCTGCGCGCCGGGCGCCACCGCCAAGCACATGATCGAGGTGCTCGGCGTGCCGCACACCGAGGTCGAGCTGATTCTGGTCAACGGCGAGTCGGTCGGTTTCAATCATCCGCTCTCGGACGGCGATCGCATAGCCGTGTATCCGAAGTTTGAAGCGCTCGACATCCAGCCGCTTCTGCGCGTGCGCGAACGGCCGCTGCGCGTGGTGCGCTTCATCGCCGACGCGCATCTCGGCGGCCTCGCGCCGCTCCTGCGGCTTGCCGGCTTCGATACGCTGTACGACAACCACTTTCCCGACGCCGACATCGAAGCGCTGGCCGCCGCGCAACAGCGCATCGTCCTGACACGTGACCGCGAGTTATTGAAACGCCGCAGCATCACGCATGGCTGCTATGTCCGCACGCTCAGACCACGCGAACAATTGCGCGAAGTGTTTGAACGGCTCGATCTGGCCGGCAGCGCGCAACCGTTTCGCTTGTGTCTGATGTGCAATGTGCCGCTACGGCGCATCCCCAAGGAGGAAGTCGGCACGCGCGCTCCCGACGGCGTGCTGGAAAGGCATGCACAGTTCGTTACCTGCGACGTGTGCCGTCGCGTGTTTTGGGAAGGCACCCATTGGCAGAGAATGCGCGCGCTGATGGACAGCGTGGCGGCCGCGCCTGGCCGGTCTGCCTGA
- a CDS encoding NAD(P)-dependent oxidoreductase, with the protein MDIGFIGLGEMGAAMVANILKAGHQVRVWNRSPERAQPLVEAGARIVATPAEAFAGDAVFSMLADDSALREVITAALLEHAPRGLIHVNMATISVALAEELATAHASRGVHYVAAPVLGRPDVAAAGKLTIVAGGPAESIDRVQPIFDVIGQKTWRIGSLPQQANVMKLAANFMLGAAVETLGEAATLVTGHGLAMQDFLDVITSGLFPGPVYSGYGKLIAEQRYEPALFKARLGLKDMRLALAAAEAVTTPLPIASVVRDSLIEAVAHGDGEKDFAVLGQVAARRAGR; encoded by the coding sequence ATGGACATCGGTTTTATCGGTCTCGGCGAGATGGGCGCCGCGATGGTTGCAAACATTTTGAAAGCCGGGCATCAGGTGCGCGTGTGGAATCGCTCGCCGGAACGTGCGCAGCCGCTCGTCGAAGCAGGCGCGCGGATCGTCGCGACGCCGGCCGAAGCGTTTGCGGGCGACGCCGTGTTCTCGATGCTCGCCGACGATAGCGCGTTGCGCGAGGTCATCACCGCCGCCCTGCTGGAACATGCTCCGCGTGGACTGATTCACGTGAACATGGCGACGATCTCGGTCGCGCTGGCCGAGGAACTGGCGACGGCGCACGCATCGCGCGGCGTTCACTACGTGGCCGCGCCGGTGTTGGGCCGGCCCGATGTCGCTGCGGCGGGCAAGCTGACCATCGTGGCGGGCGGACCGGCCGAGTCGATCGACCGTGTTCAGCCGATTTTCGACGTAATCGGCCAGAAAACCTGGCGCATCGGTTCGCTGCCGCAGCAGGCGAATGTCATGAAGCTCGCGGCTAACTTCATGTTGGGCGCGGCAGTCGAGACGCTCGGCGAAGCGGCCACTCTGGTAACCGGGCACGGTCTGGCGATGCAGGATTTCCTCGACGTGATTACGAGCGGCCTGTTTCCGGGCCCGGTCTATTCGGGCTACGGCAAGCTGATCGCGGAGCAGCGCTACGAGCCGGCGCTGTTCAAGGCGCGTCTTGGCCTGAAGGACATGCGTCTGGCGCTGGCCGCGGCTGAGGCCGTGACGACGCCGCTGCCGATCGCCAGCGTAGTGCGTGACAGTCTGATCGAAGCGGTGGCTCACGGCGACGGCGAGAAGGATTTCGCCGTGCTGGGCCAGGTCGCCGCACGGCGAGCAGGGCGCTAA
- a CDS encoding OmpW family outer membrane protein, whose protein sequence is MKRICFALMVACLSAGAHAQHAGDNVAVLGWFHVMPQDSSTPLTTNVAPTPINTPLRLPSSFTSAGTSLSTGNADTVGLVFSHYLTDHIAVTTVAGVPPVFKIYGHGVIKPPGPAGALGQQDLGDPQANPIVKSVRQWSPALLFQYYFNEPTAKFRPFVGVGVSYNWFSDIQLSQNFVQSTQNNLGAVLAAGAGKPGQTQVSAKASSSWAPVFNAGLAYNITDHWGLVASVTYIPLKTTSSVIIKAADGTELGVSKADLSADPIISFLAVSYKF, encoded by the coding sequence ATGAAAAGAATCTGTTTCGCGTTAATGGTCGCCTGCCTGTCAGCCGGCGCGCACGCCCAACATGCGGGCGACAACGTCGCGGTACTCGGCTGGTTTCACGTGATGCCGCAGGATTCGAGCACGCCGCTCACCACCAACGTCGCGCCGACGCCGATCAACACGCCGCTGCGCCTGCCAAGCTCGTTCACTTCGGCCGGTACGAGTTTGTCGACCGGTAACGCCGATACCGTCGGCCTGGTGTTCAGCCATTACCTCACCGATCACATTGCCGTGACGACCGTGGCCGGTGTGCCGCCGGTGTTCAAGATCTATGGGCACGGCGTCATCAAACCGCCGGGACCGGCAGGCGCGCTCGGTCAACAGGATCTGGGCGATCCGCAGGCCAATCCGATCGTGAAGAGCGTGCGCCAGTGGAGCCCGGCGCTGCTGTTCCAGTACTACTTCAACGAGCCGACGGCGAAGTTCCGCCCGTTTGTCGGCGTGGGTGTGTCGTACAACTGGTTCTCGGACATTCAGTTGAGCCAGAACTTCGTCCAGTCGACGCAGAACAACCTCGGCGCGGTACTGGCGGCCGGTGCGGGCAAGCCGGGGCAGACGCAGGTGTCGGCGAAGGCGTCGTCGTCGTGGGCGCCGGTGTTCAACGCGGGGCTCGCGTACAACATCACGGATCACTGGGGGCTCGTGGCGTCGGTCACCTACATCCCGCTGAAGACGACCTCGTCGGTCATCATCAAGGCGGCGGATGGCACGGAGCTGGGGGTCTCGAAGGCGGACCTGAGCGCCGATCCGATCATTTCTTTCCTCGCCGTCTCGTACAAGTTCTGA
- a CDS encoding DMT family transporter, producing the protein MKAETRQHLHANMLMLIAAMIWGSAFVAQRLSLDAIGPFLFTGLRFLLGALVVLTLIVCVRRSALAELSKREPGVARELLGAGVLLGVVLAASISLQQIGLQYTKVANAGFISSLYVVIVPLLGVLFKHRTGIGTWLGAALAAVGMYFLSVNERFSMLYGDWYQLAGALVISIQMMLVGRFALRHDTLMLALVQFVTCGLACLVVGLAVEPVSLAVITRAAPTILYGGALSVGIAYTIQVVAQKHAAPSHAAVIFSMEGVFAALAAWLVLGETLSARALFGCALMLAGLIVCQVMPAWRRGRERLPRTSS; encoded by the coding sequence TTGAAAGCCGAAACCCGCCAACACCTGCACGCCAATATGCTGATGCTGATCGCCGCGATGATCTGGGGCTCAGCGTTCGTCGCGCAACGCCTGAGTCTCGACGCGATCGGACCGTTTCTCTTCACGGGACTGCGCTTCCTGCTCGGCGCACTCGTCGTGCTGACGCTGATTGTTTGTGTCCGGCGCTCCGCGCTGGCCGAACTGTCGAAGCGCGAACCCGGTGTCGCTCGCGAGCTCTTAGGTGCCGGCGTGCTGCTCGGCGTGGTGTTGGCCGCCTCGATTTCGTTGCAACAGATCGGCCTGCAATACACGAAGGTCGCCAATGCGGGCTTCATCAGTTCGTTGTACGTGGTAATCGTGCCGCTGCTGGGCGTGCTGTTCAAACATCGCACGGGAATCGGGACGTGGCTCGGTGCGGCGCTCGCGGCGGTAGGCATGTATTTTCTGAGCGTGAACGAGCGGTTTTCGATGCTGTACGGCGACTGGTATCAACTGGCCGGCGCGCTCGTCATCTCCATTCAGATGATGCTGGTCGGGCGCTTCGCGCTACGTCATGACACGCTCATGCTCGCGCTCGTGCAGTTCGTGACGTGTGGGCTAGCGTGCCTTGTTGTCGGTCTCGCCGTCGAGCCGGTCAGTCTGGCGGTAATTACACGTGCCGCGCCGACCATTTTGTACGGCGGAGCGCTGTCAGTCGGCATCGCCTACACGATTCAGGTGGTCGCGCAAAAGCATGCGGCGCCGTCGCATGCGGCGGTGATCTTCAGCATGGAGGGCGTGTTCGCAGCGCTAGCGGCCTGGCTCGTGCTTGGCGAGACACTGTCGGCGCGCGCGCTGTTCGGGTGCGCGCTGATGCTGGCGGGATTGATCGTGTGTCAGGTGATGCCGGCATGGCGACGCGGGCGTGAACGCTTGCCTCGTACATCGTCCTGA
- a CDS encoding transglycosylase SLT domain-containing protein: MSRLLCLIVLSLGLMQTAAADENTERMSAYLTHKFGLAKEKAEKISDAVQSAASKYSLPPALLLAIISIESRFKEKAKGANGATGLMQVVPGAHRGLLRNVKDLTEPTANIEVGSAILYGYMRSANGDMNAALKSYGGSQAYAQKVSLKVEDFAAVATPQDSDRQADAQAVACAAQPAPDHCAALDSWADAFTIPAVSAAGKNGATASSMGLPATSH; this comes from the coding sequence ATGAGCCGGTTACTTTGCCTGATCGTGCTGTCGCTCGGCCTGATGCAGACCGCGGCGGCGGACGAAAACACCGAGCGAATGTCCGCGTATCTCACGCATAAATTCGGCTTGGCAAAGGAAAAGGCTGAAAAGATTTCCGACGCGGTGCAATCCGCCGCCTCGAAATATTCCCTCCCGCCGGCGCTCCTGCTGGCGATCATCTCGATCGAATCCCGCTTCAAGGAAAAGGCCAAGGGCGCCAACGGCGCGACCGGGCTGATGCAGGTGGTGCCTGGCGCGCATCGCGGGCTGCTGAGGAACGTCAAGGATCTCACCGAGCCGACCGCGAACATCGAAGTGGGTTCGGCGATCCTGTACGGCTACATGCGCTCGGCCAACGGCGACATGAACGCCGCGCTCAAGAGCTACGGCGGCTCGCAGGCCTACGCGCAGAAAGTGAGCTTGAAGGTTGAAGATTTCGCGGCGGTCGCCACGCCTCAAGACTCTGATCGACAGGCGGATGCGCAGGCCGTCGCGTGCGCGGCGCAACCCGCGCCCGACCATTGCGCTGCGCTGGATAGCTGGGCCGATGCGTTCACGATTCCGGCCGTCAGCGCCGCCGGGAAAAATGGCGCGACCGCGTCGTCAATGGGACTTCCCGCTACGTCGCACTGA
- a CDS encoding IclR family transcriptional regulator C-terminal domain-containing protein: MDEKDWIAGAAKALAIIEAFDEEHARMTPTMVAGRAGLSRTAARRYLLTLRELGYVDTDGKLFWLAPRVLRLGQSYLDSARLPRTVQPFLQRITATVQETALVAILDEHDVVYVARNGVNRAMAVGFVLGSRAPAPLSSAGLVLLAFQAPESIEQWLASYPIKVFTPHTYSTIEQLRDVLGEIRRNGYVVTDQQLELGVRGVAVPLRDRHGSVVAAISVSMPIGQESANAALHRVLPTLLENASLLRNLV, from the coding sequence ATGGATGAGAAAGACTGGATCGCCGGCGCGGCCAAAGCGCTGGCGATCATCGAAGCATTCGATGAAGAGCACGCCCGCATGACACCGACCATGGTGGCTGGGCGCGCGGGCCTGTCGCGCACGGCGGCGCGTCGCTATCTGCTGACGTTGCGCGAACTCGGCTACGTGGACACCGACGGCAAACTATTCTGGCTCGCGCCGCGTGTCTTGCGGCTCGGCCAGTCGTATCTGGATTCAGCGCGCTTGCCGCGCACCGTGCAGCCGTTTCTCCAACGTATTACCGCAACGGTGCAGGAAACCGCGCTGGTGGCGATTCTCGATGAACACGACGTGGTGTATGTGGCGCGCAACGGCGTGAACCGGGCGATGGCGGTCGGCTTCGTGCTCGGCTCGCGCGCGCCCGCGCCGTTGTCGTCGGCGGGACTGGTTTTGCTGGCGTTTCAGGCGCCGGAGAGCATCGAGCAGTGGCTCGCGTCTTACCCGATCAAGGTGTTCACGCCTCACACCTACTCGACGATCGAACAGTTGCGTGATGTGCTCGGCGAAATTCGCCGCAATGGCTACGTGGTCACCGACCAGCAACTGGAGTTGGGCGTACGCGGCGTCGCGGTGCCGTTGCGCGATCGGCATGGTTCGGTCGTGGCGGCGATCAGCGTCAGCATGCCGATCGGACAGGAGTCGGCGAACGCCGCGTTGCATCGCGTGTTGCCGACCCTTCTGGAGAACGCCAGCCTGTTGCGCAACCTGGTTTGA
- a CDS encoding DUF6723 family protein: protein MAKTAFIPSVPATSEDDFEISATSKLAGYKRFFGVLKVVRTTDARVLFPFDGAPELGPYATKLEAIAAAQVYGEHIVASDLARPEL, encoded by the coding sequence ATGGCCAAGACCGCATTTATTCCCAGCGTCCCCGCGACGTCCGAGGACGATTTTGAAATTTCAGCAACGTCGAAGCTCGCCGGATACAAGCGTTTTTTCGGCGTGTTGAAAGTGGTTCGAACCACCGACGCACGCGTGCTCTTTCCGTTCGACGGCGCGCCAGAGCTCGGGCCGTATGCGACCAAGCTGGAAGCGATCGCGGCGGCGCAGGTGTATGGCGAACACATTGTCGCCAGCGACCTGGCGCGCCCGGAGTTGTAG
- a CDS encoding alkaline phosphatase family protein: MSQRSGLRAFFMVACAVLIGLIVAACGSSSSSLKLSGQQQIRHVFVITLENENYATTFGANSKAPYLSQTLASQGAMVQQYYGTGHVSLDNYISMISGQAATPETDNDCITYQDYKLTGMTSDGQAIGSGCVYPASVKTLPDQLKAAGYTWKGYEGDMGNDPTREAATCGHPTLNTTDLTQSAEAPSAAVPLGDQYATRHNPFMYFHSIIDSADCGQNVVNLNKLTTDLQSVSTTANFNLITPNLCDDGHDAPCVNGQPGGLTSANTFLQKWVPIITASPAFQQDGLLIINFDESSYATVTQSGTSEDLIFTGATCCSQQPGPNLPSFPQTSSLTYKGLTINLTKQSFGGDQTGAVMISKFIKPGTVSTVQYNHYSMLKSIEDIFQLDHLGYAGQAGLVGFGSDIFTNL; this comes from the coding sequence ATGTCACAACGCAGCGGCTTGCGTGCATTCTTCATGGTCGCTTGCGCGGTCCTGATCGGCCTGATCGTCGCCGCGTGCGGATCGTCGTCCTCGTCGCTCAAATTGAGCGGCCAGCAGCAGATCCGCCACGTTTTCGTCATCACGCTCGAGAACGAAAACTATGCGACCACCTTCGGTGCGAACAGCAAGGCGCCGTATCTTTCGCAGACGCTCGCTTCGCAGGGCGCGATGGTGCAGCAGTACTACGGCACGGGGCATGTGAGCCTCGACAATTACATCTCGATGATCAGCGGCCAGGCGGCGACGCCGGAAACGGATAACGACTGCATCACCTATCAGGACTACAAGCTCACGGGCATGACATCGGACGGCCAGGCGATCGGCTCGGGCTGCGTCTACCCGGCGAGCGTCAAGACGTTGCCGGACCAGTTGAAGGCTGCGGGCTACACGTGGAAGGGCTATGAAGGCGACATGGGCAACGACCCGACGCGTGAAGCCGCCACTTGCGGCCACCCGACGCTCAACACGACCGACCTGACGCAGTCTGCCGAAGCGCCGAGCGCCGCCGTGCCGCTGGGCGACCAGTACGCGACGCGTCACAACCCGTTCATGTACTTCCACTCGATCATCGACTCGGCGGACTGCGGGCAGAACGTCGTCAATCTGAACAAGCTCACGACCGACCTGCAGTCGGTCTCGACCACCGCCAACTTCAACCTCATCACGCCGAACCTGTGCGACGACGGCCACGACGCGCCGTGCGTGAACGGCCAGCCGGGTGGCCTGACGAGCGCGAACACGTTCCTCCAGAAGTGGGTGCCGATTATCACGGCGTCGCCGGCGTTTCAGCAGGACGGTTTGCTGATCATCAACTTCGACGAAAGCAGTTACGCGACGGTGACGCAGTCGGGCACGAGCGAGGATCTGATTTTCACCGGCGCGACCTGCTGCAGCCAGCAGCCGGGGCCGAATCTGCCGTCGTTCCCGCAGACGTCTTCGCTGACGTACAAGGGTTTGACGATCAACCTGACCAAGCAGAGCTTCGGCGGCGACCAGACCGGCGCGGTCATGATCTCGAAATTCATCAAGCCGGGTACGGTATCGACGGTGCAGTACAACCACTATTCGATGCTCAAGAGCATTGAAGACATCTTCCAGCTGGACCACCTCGGCTACGCGGGCCAGGCCGGCCTCGTCGGGTTCGGCAGCGACATCTTCACGAACCTGTAA
- a CDS encoding LysE family translocator — MSLHTWWLFVATVFVVSAIPGPNMLLVMTHGAQHGLRRSSATMAGCLSALVLMLAVSAAGLGVFLEAWPAMFNALRMIGAAYLVYLGIKAWRAPADEAAAGNADELAARPARSRLALFRNGFLVAGSNPKAILFAAALLPQFIDAAQPKLPQFGVLVATFAVIEVSWYLVYAGFGTRIGARLKSRSVARMFNRLTGGVFVGFGAMMALVRH; from the coding sequence ATGAGCCTGCATACCTGGTGGTTGTTCGTCGCCACTGTCTTTGTCGTTTCCGCGATTCCCGGTCCGAACATGCTGCTCGTGATGACGCACGGCGCCCAGCACGGCTTGCGCCGCTCCAGCGCCACCATGGCGGGCTGCCTGTCGGCGCTGGTGCTGATGCTGGCGGTATCGGCGGCGGGGCTTGGCGTGTTTCTCGAAGCCTGGCCGGCCATGTTCAACGCGCTGCGGATGATCGGCGCGGCCTACCTCGTGTATCTCGGCATCAAGGCATGGCGCGCGCCGGCCGACGAAGCCGCCGCCGGCAACGCCGACGAACTGGCCGCCAGGCCCGCGCGTTCGCGCCTCGCGCTGTTCCGCAACGGGTTCCTCGTCGCGGGCAGCAATCCGAAGGCGATTCTGTTTGCCGCGGCGCTGTTGCCGCAATTCATCGACGCCGCTCAGCCCAAGCTGCCGCAATTTGGTGTGCTCGTGGCGACTTTTGCCGTGATCGAGGTGAGCTGGTATCTGGTGTACGCGGGGTTTGGCACGCGCATTGGCGCGAGATTGAAGAGCCGCAGCGTCGCCAGAATGTTCAATCGGCTGACCGGCGGCGTGTTCGTGGGATTCGGCGCGATGATGGCGCTGGTTCGCCACTGA
- a CDS encoding DUF1254 domain-containing protein codes for MKLSKLFISTSTCLLISMGMCCLTSAPASATTAATSVTATPEEARTIAKDAFIYAYPMLYNYKTMYEQAIDPTAKAYVGGFGKFRNYSQPYGPENKEIVTPNNDTPYSWAWLDLRREPWVLTVPPVPENRYFVFQWIDLFTYNFAYVGSRTTGNQGGHYLFAGPNWHGETPKGIDKVFRSETDFILTLGRTALNGPGDVSAMQAIQKQYRLTPLSSFEHAKAPPSVPKVAFPKWDEPKATSIDFISYVNFLLQYTQPPAPSEVELMERFSKIGIAPGRPFDASALPVDIRQAIEAGVADGKAALADAEKHTTSSYDIFGSRQEMNGDYMKRAVAAAMGIYGNTKEEAVYVGTRVNADREQLLGSQPYVIHFDKKDLPPAKFFWSMTMYDLPGRHLVANSINRYSIGDRTKGLKYGADGSLDIYVQHDSPGKEKESNWLPAPTGAYNVIARIYGPGQSVFDGTWKFPVPQKQ; via the coding sequence GTGAAACTTTCCAAGCTCTTTATTTCCACCTCGACATGCTTATTGATTTCCATGGGAATGTGCTGTCTCACCTCCGCTCCAGCCAGTGCAACAACGGCAGCGACCTCGGTAACGGCAACTCCTGAGGAAGCCAGGACGATTGCAAAGGATGCGTTCATCTATGCATATCCGATGCTTTACAACTACAAGACGATGTACGAGCAGGCGATTGACCCTACTGCCAAGGCCTACGTGGGAGGATTTGGAAAATTCAGAAACTATTCGCAGCCCTATGGCCCTGAGAACAAGGAAATCGTCACTCCAAATAACGACACGCCTTATTCATGGGCATGGCTCGACCTCAGGCGAGAGCCTTGGGTGCTGACTGTTCCTCCGGTACCCGAGAATCGATACTTTGTCTTTCAATGGATTGACCTGTTCACCTATAACTTCGCCTACGTCGGCTCGCGAACGACGGGCAACCAAGGCGGCCACTACCTGTTTGCGGGACCGAACTGGCACGGCGAGACGCCCAAAGGTATCGACAAGGTCTTCCGTTCGGAGACCGACTTCATTCTGACGCTGGGACGCACAGCATTAAATGGCCCCGGCGACGTGAGCGCCATGCAGGCTATCCAGAAGCAGTACCGGCTCACGCCGCTTTCTTCGTTTGAGCATGCCAAGGCACCGCCCTCTGTTCCAAAGGTGGCCTTTCCGAAGTGGGACGAGCCGAAGGCGACATCCATCGACTTCATCTCATACGTGAATTTCCTGCTGCAATACACGCAGCCACCTGCGCCGTCGGAAGTCGAACTGATGGAGCGGTTTTCAAAGATTGGTATCGCGCCCGGCAGACCCTTTGATGCTTCCGCGCTGCCAGTTGATATACGGCAAGCTATCGAAGCAGGTGTGGCGGATGGCAAAGCTGCGCTAGCCGATGCGGAAAAGCATACGACGAGTTCCTACGACATCTTTGGCTCCCGGCAGGAGATGAACGGCGACTATATGAAGAGGGCTGTCGCCGCGGCCATGGGCATCTACGGCAACACCAAGGAAGAAGCCGTCTACGTAGGCACGCGCGTCAATGCAGACCGCGAACAGTTGCTAGGTTCCCAGCCGTATGTCATTCACTTTGACAAGAAGGACTTGCCGCCCGCGAAGTTCTTTTGGTCGATGACAATGTACGACCTGCCCGGACGTCATCTCGTGGCGAATTCCATTAATCGTTATTCGATTGGTGACCGCACGAAGGGCCTGAAATACGGTGCCGACGGTTCTCTCGATATCTACGTTCAGCACGACTCGCCCGGCAAGGAGAAGGAATCGAACTGGCTGCCCGCACCCACGGGCGCATACAACGTCATCGCCCGGATTTACGGTCCGGGGCAGTCAGTATTTGACGGCACTTGGAAATTCCCCGTCCCACAGAAGCAGTAA
- a CDS encoding cytochrome c peroxidase produces the protein MSGAAAAAPAATNPAYSDAAALGKLMFFDASLSASGRMSCASCHSPSHAYGPPNGLAAQLGGADMHSQGTRAVPSLRYVLNRTPMWSHAQAASLSERLSETDNAPVGGFGWDGRFNRLRDQASFPLFNPNEMANTDPAAVLAKLEHAPYAARFKEVFGQNIFVDRAKAFTQAMYAIERFELEDPSFRPYTSKFDYYLDGKLQLTAQELRGKKLFDNPEGGNCASCHIDQVGADGSHPLFTDFNFQALGVPRNPELRANSDPKYFDMGLCGPLRTDQSSDKSNCGLFKSVSLRNTATRQVFFHNGRFHTLKDALRFYVQRDTNPAKWYPEDAHGKIDKFNDLPVALRVNVDTTDEPLTRKAGERPVWSERDIDDVAAFLATLNDDYVPKPKPTH, from the coding sequence ATGTCCGGTGCGGCCGCGGCAGCGCCGGCCGCTACGAACCCCGCCTATAGCGACGCCGCCGCGCTCGGCAAGCTGATGTTCTTCGACGCCTCGCTGTCGGCCTCGGGCAGGATGTCGTGCGCGAGCTGTCATAGCCCGTCGCATGCGTATGGGCCGCCCAACGGCCTCGCGGCACAGCTGGGTGGGGCGGACATGCACTCGCAGGGCACGCGCGCCGTGCCGAGCCTGCGCTACGTGCTGAACCGCACGCCGATGTGGAGCCACGCGCAGGCTGCCAGTCTGTCCGAGCGTCTGAGCGAAACGGACAACGCGCCGGTGGGCGGTTTCGGCTGGGACGGGCGCTTCAACCGTTTGCGCGATCAGGCGAGTTTCCCGCTGTTCAATCCCAACGAGATGGCCAACACGGATCCGGCGGCCGTGCTCGCAAAACTGGAGCACGCGCCCTATGCGGCGCGTTTCAAGGAAGTGTTCGGTCAGAACATCTTCGTTGATCGCGCCAAGGCGTTCACGCAGGCCATGTACGCGATCGAGCGTTTCGAGCTGGAAGACCCGAGTTTCCGTCCGTACACGAGCAAGTTCGATTACTATCTGGACGGTAAATTGCAACTAACGGCACAAGAATTGAGAGGCAAAAAGCTGTTCGACAATCCCGAGGGTGGCAATTGCGCCTCCTGCCATATCGACCAGGTCGGCGCCGACGGCTCCCATCCGCTTTTCACCGACTTCAACTTCCAGGCGCTCGGCGTGCCGCGCAATCCGGAATTGCGGGCCAACTCCGATCCGAAGTACTTCGATATGGGGCTGTGCGGACCGCTGCGCACCGATCAGTCGAGCGACAAAAGTAATTGCGGGCTCTTCAAATCGGTCTCGCTGCGCAATACGGCGACGCGTCAGGTGTTTTTCCACAACGGCCGGTTCCATACGCTGAAGGACGCGCTGCGCTTCTACGTGCAACGCGACACCAATCCGGCGAAGTGGTATCCAGAAGATGCGCACGGCAAGATCGACAAATTCAACGACTTGCCCGTCGCGCTACGCGTCAACGTCGACACGACAGACGAGCCGCTCACACGCAAAGCCGGCGAGCGTCCGGTCTGGTCGGAGCGCGATATCGACGACGTCGCCGCTTTCCTCGCCACGCTGAACGACGATTACGTTCCAAAGCCGAAACCAACGCATTGA